In the Granulosicoccus antarcticus IMCC3135 genome, TTCTCATGGCGGTGGAATCTTATGATCCACCTACCCAGCCCATGGATGAAAACGGGCAGGGTATACCGTACGCACAGTATGGCTATGCTGCCCAGATGGTCTCGCTGGATGTCGACATCCGCCTTGGGACTATCCGCTTGCATCGAATCAGTGCTGCGCATGATGTGGGTAGAGCCATTAACCCTTTGCTGGTAGAAGGGCAGATACATGGAGGGGTAGCTCAAGGTGTTGGACTTGCATTGATGGAAGAATTCATTCCGGGTCGTACCGAAAATCTGCACGATTATCTGGTGCCCACGATAGGCGATATTCCGGCGATTGACACCTTTATCGTGGAAGTAGAGGATGAGCATGGTCCTTACGGTGCCAAAGGGCTTGGTGAGCATGTGCTGATTCCAACAGCGCCAGCCATACTCAACGCGATCGCACATGCCTCTGGCGCTCGCATACGTGACTTACCTGCCACGCCGGAGAAAGTCTTGAACGCCATCAATGCAAATGGAGGCTCCGACTGACATGGTGAGATTTGCGGTAGACCAGGAAGAAAATGGCAAGATCCGTTGTGATGCCTGTCCAGTGCTCTGTTATATAAAGGATGGTCGGACGGGCGCTTGTGACCGGTATGCCAATGAGGGCGGTGAGCTGGTGCGAGTTGATGCCTTTACTATATTGCAGCGTGCAGACAAGTCTGAGGTCATGGCCGTGCCTTTCTTGTTGAGGCCGGAGACTGCGGGGGTGGTGGACGATGGTGAGGAGGCAGGAGGGATGGCAGCGCCTGTAGAGGTAGAGAGCCTCTCGGACGAAGAAACTGCTGAAAAGGGTTTGCCTGCCTGGAACGGTGATATTTTCGGTGAAAACCGGACATTTGTAACCGCGATTGGTGCCGGGACCACCTACCCGGATTATAAGCCAGCGCCTTTTATCGTCAGTCAACAATATGATGATGTAGATATGGTGACCGTGGTCACCGAAGGCATCTTCAGTTATTGCGGGGTCAAGGTCAAAATTGATACTGACCGTCATATTGGGCCAGAGCAGGCGACCGTCAGAGTGCAGGGTGAGGCGGTCGGGCATGTCATGACAGGCGAATATGGCTCACAGATGCTCTCTCTGGGTGGTGTCAATCACCTCACTGGAGGGTCAAAGAAAGAGGGGCGAATAACGTGTAACGCGCTTCTGCAGCTGTGTAACTGTGAAGCTGTCGATATGAGCATTGATGGTGGTGCGGAACTGACTGTGCAGGCAGGTGCTGCACCGATTGTCAACGGTGTGCGCGAAGCGTTGATGCGAGTAGGCTGTGGTTCCGCCACCATCGGTATGTTT is a window encoding:
- a CDS encoding 6-hydroxynicotinate reductase, coding for MVRFAVDQEENGKIRCDACPVLCYIKDGRTGACDRYANEGGELVRVDAFTILQRADKSEVMAVPFLLRPETAGVVDDGEEAGGMAAPVEVESLSDEETAEKGLPAWNGDIFGENRTFVTAIGAGTTYPDYKPAPFIVSQQYDDVDMVTVVTEGIFSYCGVKVKIDTDRHIGPEQATVRVQGEAVGHVMTGEYGSQMLSLGGVNHLTGGSKKEGRITCNALLQLCNCEAVDMSIDGGAELTVQAGAAPIVNGVREALMRVGCGSATIGMFARQWEPHVDEVVVVDDHITGVLSEHQAGKLLGMKPTGLRIRGRRSTPGRYFQVAEPGSGWGGTDIQDPLSILDDFKPAIAWPGMRLLMVSTTGEQWAYFTLDEMLHPVAADLPEPLRLSVERIAENCEPSLCSVLFMGGAGGSLRAGVTENPVGLTRSVRESLTYVSCAGAPAYVWPGGGITIMADVTQMPRNAFGYVPTPALVAPIEFTMRRSDYERLGGHMEQIRTLQDIAQQVERRVVVGDSPGWPGNTRHFSWR